One Sanguibacter sp. HDW7 DNA window includes the following coding sequences:
- a CDS encoding hemolysin family protein: MTGLLITLAVAGIVLAALLSAGETAVLRVTRASVAQIVADGGARARRIERLADDPRRTASAASFLRILGEMVATACITLSLEEALDVWWQVLGLAVVISTLVALVLVRLSPRSFGRHHPAKVLSALSGLLTVARTLAGWAAGADRQVEATEEHTEHELRDMVDRVNESEVIEAEERELIRSVFGLGSTLTREVMVPRTDMVTTRASTPLRSALQLFLRSGFSRVPVVGDSEDDVLGVVYFKDVVARLQVEGAEDGGTVVDVMRPPHFVPESKPADDLLRDLQAARSHMALVIDEYGGTAGLVTIEDAIEEIVGELTDEHDQAVVEAVEVAPGQFRLPARTSLWDLSELLGTVVEDDDVDTVAGLLAKALGRVPLLGSSADVAGLHLVAEKVEGRRKRVSSILVSHLEPAADDVDDRTTISDRRTDA, from the coding sequence ATGACCGGACTGCTCATCACGCTCGCTGTCGCGGGCATCGTCCTCGCGGCGCTCCTCAGCGCCGGCGAGACGGCCGTCCTACGCGTCACGCGCGCGTCCGTCGCGCAGATCGTCGCCGACGGTGGCGCACGTGCGCGCCGCATCGAGCGGCTCGCGGACGACCCGCGACGCACGGCGTCGGCCGCGTCGTTCCTGCGGATCCTCGGCGAGATGGTCGCGACGGCCTGCATCACGCTCTCGCTCGAGGAGGCCCTCGACGTCTGGTGGCAGGTGCTCGGGCTCGCGGTCGTCATCTCGACGCTCGTCGCGCTCGTCCTCGTCCGCCTGAGCCCTCGCTCGTTCGGTCGCCATCACCCGGCCAAGGTGCTCTCGGCCCTCTCGGGCCTCCTCACGGTCGCGCGGACGCTCGCCGGCTGGGCCGCGGGCGCCGACCGACAGGTCGAGGCCACCGAGGAGCACACGGAGCACGAGCTGCGCGACATGGTCGACCGCGTCAACGAGTCGGAGGTTATCGAGGCTGAGGAGCGCGAGCTCATCCGCTCCGTCTTCGGCCTCGGCTCGACCCTCACGCGCGAGGTCATGGTGCCGCGTACCGACATGGTGACGACGCGCGCGTCGACGCCGCTGCGCAGCGCCCTGCAGCTCTTCCTGCGCTCAGGGTTCTCACGCGTCCCCGTCGTCGGGGACTCCGAGGACGACGTGCTCGGCGTCGTGTACTTCAAGGACGTCGTCGCGCGGCTCCAGGTCGAGGGCGCAGAGGACGGCGGCACTGTCGTCGACGTCATGCGGCCGCCGCACTTCGTCCCCGAGTCGAAGCCGGCCGACGACCTGCTGCGCGACCTGCAGGCCGCGCGCTCCCACATGGCGCTCGTCATCGACGAGTACGGCGGCACAGCGGGGCTCGTGACGATCGAGGATGCGATCGAGGAGATCGTCGGTGAGCTCACCGACGAGCACGACCAGGCGGTCGTCGAGGCCGTCGAGGTCGCGCCCGGGCAGTTCCGGCTCCCTGCGCGCACGAGCCTGTGGGACCTCTCCGAGCTGCTCGGCACCGTCGTCGAGGACGACGACGTCGACACCGTCGCAGGCCTGCTCGCCAAGGCGCTCGGCCGCGTGCCGCTGCTCGGCTCGAGCGCTGACGTCGCCGGGCTCCACCTCGTCGCAGAGAAGGTCGAGGGGCGACGCAAGCGCGTCTCCTCGATCCTCGTCTCGCACCTCGAGCCCGCCGCCGACGACGTCGACGACCGCACCACCATCTCCGACCGAAGGACCGACGCATGA
- a CDS encoding S9 family peptidase encodes MARARTGWGRTATTTAALAILLAVVGAVSGPTWDPVPVPEQLRVPVTDTAITGADDATPVGTYDVVTERAEVRIGGDGVDATVRAPADLGGTPGVVFVHGAGTKDAETAFAAQAAALASAGITSVVVAKRPEFSSLRHRDYAEMARDYAVAVAYLRTLPGVDPERVGLYAESEGTWIAPLMARDDPTLAFVALVSAPVVPPRAQAAFAVDNYLRNTGVPESVFRAIPRAVGMELPGGGIDYADFDVDPFLPALQMPVLLVYGTDDSSMPVVQGTRDILAALTTAGNPDVLVRFYGGANHGIKVDGALVPVFARDLTGWILGLPGTASNAPRVAGAEPFQRYLALDVPAPHWFGSGDTVAVIVLVGLGLLVVGASVATVTSLRDRRRGLTAGERGTDPVVARQLVVVPVLALATLGGLVAYLVAIARLAVEYERDAWVVWGGWFAVRLVGIAVLVAAAVLVERVIDHRAAVRAAAESDGTPPATLVRGRLAHAATAATLSGTVVVVLLLAYWGVYQLGI; translated from the coding sequence ATGGCGCGGGCACGCACCGGGTGGGGCCGCACCGCGACGACGACGGCCGCGCTCGCGATCCTCCTCGCGGTCGTGGGCGCGGTCTCGGGCCCCACGTGGGACCCGGTGCCGGTGCCTGAGCAGCTCCGTGTGCCCGTCACGGACACCGCGATCACGGGTGCCGACGACGCAACACCCGTCGGAACGTACGACGTCGTCACCGAGCGTGCCGAGGTGCGGATCGGCGGCGACGGCGTCGACGCGACCGTGCGAGCGCCCGCTGACCTCGGCGGAACACCGGGAGTCGTCTTCGTCCACGGCGCCGGCACGAAGGACGCCGAGACCGCGTTCGCGGCGCAGGCGGCCGCGCTCGCGAGCGCCGGCATCACCTCGGTCGTCGTGGCCAAGCGCCCCGAGTTCTCGTCGCTGCGCCACCGGGACTACGCAGAGATGGCGCGCGACTACGCGGTTGCCGTCGCGTACCTGAGGACCCTGCCAGGCGTCGATCCCGAGCGGGTCGGTCTCTACGCGGAGTCCGAGGGCACGTGGATCGCGCCGCTCATGGCGCGCGACGACCCGACGCTCGCGTTCGTCGCGCTCGTCTCGGCGCCCGTCGTGCCCCCGCGAGCCCAGGCGGCGTTCGCGGTCGACAACTACCTGCGCAACACGGGCGTGCCCGAGTCGGTCTTCAGGGCGATCCCGCGTGCGGTGGGCATGGAGCTGCCCGGCGGAGGCATCGACTACGCCGACTTCGACGTCGACCCGTTCCTGCCGGCGTTGCAGATGCCCGTCCTGCTCGTCTACGGGACGGACGACTCCTCGATGCCCGTCGTCCAGGGCACGCGCGACATCCTCGCGGCTCTCACGACGGCCGGGAACCCCGACGTGCTCGTCCGCTTCTACGGCGGGGCGAACCACGGGATCAAGGTCGACGGCGCGCTCGTCCCTGTCTTCGCGCGCGACCTCACGGGGTGGATCCTCGGGCTGCCCGGCACAGCGTCGAACGCGCCGCGCGTCGCGGGGGCCGAGCCGTTCCAGCGCTACCTCGCCCTCGACGTCCCGGCGCCGCACTGGTTCGGCTCGGGCGACACCGTCGCCGTCATCGTGCTCGTCGGGCTCGGGCTGCTCGTCGTCGGGGCATCGGTCGCCACCGTGACGTCGCTGCGGGATCGCCGGCGCGGCCTGACGGCGGGGGAGCGCGGAACCGACCCTGTCGTGGCCCGTCAGCTCGTCGTCGTGCCCGTGCTCGCCCTCGCGACGCTCGGCGGCCTCGTCGCGTACCTCGTCGCGATCGCGCGGCTCGCGGTCGAGTACGAACGCGACGCCTGGGTGGTGTGGGGCGGGTGGTTCGCCGTGCGGCTCGTCGGCATCGCGGTGCTCGTCGCCGCGGCGGTGCTCGTCGAACGGGTCATCGACCACCGTGCGGCGGTCCGCGCGGCCGCCGAGAGCGACGGGACGCCGCCAGCGACGCTCGTGCGCGGACGCCTCGCGCACGCAGCGACCGCGGCGACCCTCTCCGGGACCGTCGTCGTCGTGCTGCTGCTCGCCTACTGGGGCGTCTACCAGCTCGGGATCTGA
- a CDS encoding PhoH family protein — MDDRTRTPAAGRRRGTPSTPPTPVDDAPRTRGQARLEHRIVVPPQVSMVALLGTGDAVLRALEDGFSRVDFFVRGNVVTVSGPAGDVGLAVRLVDELVEVSSSGTPLGPDVVARSIAMLTEPGGARPADVLTVDIVSSRGRTVRPKTVGQKRYVDAIDASTITFGIGPAGTGKTYLAVAKAVQALQDHKVSRVVLTRPAVEAGERLGFLPGSLTDKIDPYVRPLYDALHDMLEPDSIPRLLEAGTIEVAPLAYMRGRTLNDAFVILDEAQNTTPEQMKMFLTRLGYGSTMVVTGDTTQVDLPGGVRSGLKVVEDVLVGVDDVEFCHLTSQDVVRHSLVGEIIEAYARWDVTQPGPAARGTSDPRQGPGRTERRS; from the coding sequence ATGGACGATCGCACACGCACACCCGCAGCGGGCCGCCGCCGCGGCACGCCCAGCACGCCCCCGACCCCGGTCGACGACGCGCCCCGCACCCGCGGGCAGGCACGCCTCGAGCACAGGATCGTCGTGCCTCCTCAGGTCTCGATGGTCGCGCTCCTCGGCACGGGCGACGCCGTGCTGCGGGCACTCGAGGACGGCTTCTCGCGCGTCGACTTCTTCGTGCGCGGCAACGTCGTCACGGTGTCCGGGCCTGCGGGCGACGTCGGGCTCGCGGTGCGGCTCGTCGACGAGCTCGTCGAGGTGAGCTCGTCGGGCACGCCGCTCGGCCCCGACGTCGTGGCGCGCTCGATCGCGATGCTCACCGAGCCCGGCGGAGCGCGTCCGGCGGACGTCCTCACGGTCGACATCGTCTCGTCGCGCGGGCGCACCGTCCGCCCCAAGACCGTCGGGCAGAAGCGCTACGTCGACGCGATCGACGCGTCGACCATCACGTTCGGCATCGGGCCGGCAGGCACAGGAAAGACGTACCTCGCGGTGGCGAAGGCCGTCCAGGCACTCCAGGACCACAAGGTCTCGCGCGTCGTCCTCACGCGGCCCGCGGTCGAGGCCGGCGAGCGTCTCGGCTTCCTGCCGGGCTCCCTCACGGACAAGATCGATCCCTACGTGCGGCCCCTCTACGACGCGTTGCACGACATGCTCGAGCCCGACTCGATCCCGCGCCTCCTCGAGGCCGGCACGATCGAGGTCGCGCCGCTCGCGTACATGCGCGGACGCACGCTCAACGACGCGTTCGTCATCCTCGACGAGGCGCAGAACACGACGCCCGAGCAGATGAAGATGTTCCTCACCCGCCTCGGCTACGGCTCGACGATGGTCGTCACGGGCGACACGACGCAGGTCGACCTGCCCGGCGGGGTGCGCTCGGGCCTCAAGGTCGTCGAGGACGTCCTCGTGGGTGTCGACGACGTCGAGTTCTGCCACCTCACGAGCCAGGACGTCGTGAGGCACAGCCTCGTCGGTGAGATCATCGAGGCGTACGCACGCTGGGACGTCACCCAGCCCGGTCCCGCGGCACGCGGGACCTCCGACCCCCGGCAAGGTCCGGGGCGCACCGAGAGGCGATCATGA
- a CDS encoding Gmad2 immunoglobulin-like domain-containing protein, producing the protein MRRRPALLLTLVAAAAVTTSCTTGSDPAPTPTTMGAPSITSVAPTTSDAPTTPLVTVTPAVNDTTVLATPLEGSTIEGPAVEVSGEATAFEGTLSWLVYPAGGKADDPAQQGFAMTGSNGEVAPFSFTIDLEPGTWVVQVFEASAKDGTPLRPVAVTFTVS; encoded by the coding sequence ATGCGCCGCCGTCCTGCCCTGCTCCTCACGCTCGTCGCCGCCGCCGCGGTCACGACGAGCTGCACGACGGGGAGCGACCCGGCACCGACCCCGACGACGATGGGTGCGCCCTCGATCACGAGCGTCGCTCCGACGACGTCGGACGCGCCGACGACCCCGCTCGTCACGGTGACCCCCGCGGTCAACGACACGACGGTCCTCGCGACGCCCCTTGAGGGCTCGACGATCGAAGGCCCCGCGGTCGAGGTCTCTGGCGAGGCGACCGCGTTCGAGGGCACGCTCTCCTGGCTCGTCTACCCGGCGGGCGGCAAGGCCGACGACCCCGCGCAGCAGGGCTTCGCCATGACCGGCTCGAACGGCGAGGTCGCCCCGTTCTCGTTCACGATCGACCTCGAACCGGGCACGTGGGTCGTCCAGGTCTTCGAGGCGAGCGCGAAGGACGGCACGCCGCTGCGACCCGTCGCGGTGACGTTCACGGTGTCCTGA
- the dnaJ gene encoding molecular chaperone DnaJ, translating into MTDYYEILGVPRDATQDQIKKAYRKLARELHPDVAGDEGADRFKDVTRAYEVLGTAEKRQAYDMGTDPSAPGGGQAGGFGFQDIFETFFGGGQAQRGPVPRTRRGQDALLRLDIDLAEAAFGARKEVTIDTARVCSTCGGACTRPGTSVQTCVVCQGRGSVQRVARSFLGQVMTTQPCAACQGHGTTIPEPCVDCAGEGRVRTRQTISIDVPAGVDTGTRIKLSGQGEVGPAGGPAGDLYVEIRERKHAVFVRRGDDLHCTLEVPMTAAALGTTIELETLDGPRDVTFPAGTQPGDVVTLADLGVGHLHVGGRGDLAVHVDVRVPHDLDDEQSELLRRLAALRGEERPEAKIAAAHPSVFSRLKDKFSGR; encoded by the coding sequence GTGACGGACTACTACGAGATCCTCGGTGTGCCGCGTGACGCGACGCAGGACCAGATCAAGAAGGCGTACCGGAAGCTCGCGCGCGAGCTCCACCCGGACGTCGCGGGCGACGAGGGCGCCGACCGGTTCAAGGACGTGACGCGTGCCTACGAGGTGCTCGGCACGGCGGAGAAGCGCCAGGCCTACGACATGGGGACGGATCCGTCGGCGCCGGGCGGCGGCCAGGCGGGCGGCTTCGGCTTCCAGGACATCTTCGAGACGTTCTTCGGCGGCGGCCAGGCGCAGCGTGGACCCGTGCCTCGTACGCGGCGCGGCCAGGATGCGCTCCTGCGCCTCGACATCGACCTTGCGGAGGCTGCGTTCGGCGCCCGCAAGGAGGTGACGATCGACACCGCGCGCGTGTGCTCGACGTGCGGGGGCGCGTGCACGCGTCCCGGCACGTCCGTCCAGACCTGCGTCGTGTGCCAGGGTCGTGGCTCGGTCCAGCGGGTCGCGCGCTCGTTCCTCGGTCAGGTCATGACGACGCAGCCGTGCGCGGCGTGCCAGGGTCACGGCACGACGATCCCCGAGCCGTGCGTCGACTGCGCGGGCGAGGGGCGCGTGCGTACGCGCCAGACGATCTCGATCGACGTGCCGGCGGGGGTCGACACGGGCACGCGCATCAAGCTCTCGGGCCAGGGTGAGGTCGGCCCCGCCGGCGGTCCGGCGGGTGACCTCTACGTCGAGATCCGTGAGCGCAAGCACGCGGTGTTCGTGCGCCGCGGCGACGACCTGCACTGCACGCTCGAGGTCCCCATGACGGCGGCGGCCCTCGGCACGACGATCGAGCTCGAGACGCTCGACGGCCCGCGCGACGTGACCTTCCCGGCGGGCACGCAGCCGGGTGACGTCGTGACGCTCGCCGACCTCGGCGTCGGGCACCTCCACGTCGGTGGGCGCGGCGACCTTGCGGTCCACGTCGACGTTCGGGTCCCGCACGACCTCGACGACGAGCAGTCCGAGCTGCTCCGGCGTCTCGCGGCGCTGCGCGGCGAGGAGCGTCCCGAGGCGAAGATCGCGGCGGCGCACCCGAGCGTGTTCAGTCGCCTCAAGGACAAGTTCTCCGGCCGCTGA
- a CDS encoding 16S rRNA (uracil(1498)-N(3))-methyltransferase, whose product MSAPVFLAEASGIDRLSAGDHYLLDGPEGRHAGVVQRRRPGEAVDVVDGLGVRARCTIESVHESQVRLLVDEVVQEPLPQPELVLVQALAKGDRDEMAVEAATEVGADAVVPWQASRSIVVWRGDRAAKSRARWVATVRTAAKQSRRARLPHVEEPVTTTSLAALTRDVVAAGGAVLVLHESAVQPLAGARIPAEGTDARILVVVGPEGGIASDELTELEEAGAQTVLLGPHVLRTSTAGPVALALLAQRLGRWG is encoded by the coding sequence ATGAGCGCACCCGTCTTCCTCGCCGAGGCCTCCGGCATCGACCGGCTCTCGGCGGGCGACCACTACCTGCTCGACGGTCCCGAGGGCCGTCACGCGGGCGTCGTCCAGCGACGCCGGCCGGGGGAGGCCGTCGACGTCGTCGACGGCCTGGGCGTGCGCGCTCGCTGCACGATCGAGTCGGTGCACGAGTCGCAGGTGCGGCTACTCGTCGACGAGGTCGTCCAGGAGCCGCTGCCGCAGCCGGAGCTCGTCCTCGTCCAGGCGCTCGCGAAGGGCGACCGGGACGAGATGGCCGTGGAGGCCGCGACCGAGGTCGGCGCGGACGCGGTCGTGCCGTGGCAGGCGTCGCGGTCGATCGTCGTCTGGCGCGGCGACCGCGCCGCGAAGTCGCGCGCACGGTGGGTCGCGACCGTGCGCACGGCGGCCAAGCAGTCGCGCCGCGCGCGTCTGCCCCACGTCGAGGAGCCCGTGACGACGACGTCCCTCGCGGCGCTCACGCGCGACGTCGTCGCGGCGGGCGGCGCCGTGCTCGTCCTGCACGAGTCGGCCGTGCAGCCTCTCGCGGGCGCGCGCATCCCTGCGGAGGGCACGGACGCCCGGATCCTCGTCGTCGTGGGCCCCGAGGGCGGTATCGCGTCCGACGAGCTCACCGAGCTCGAGGAGGCCGGCGCGCAGACGGTCCTCCTCGGCCCGCACGTGCTCCGCACGTCGACGGCTGGTCCTGTCGCGCTCGCGCTGCTCGCCCAGCGGCTCGGCCGCTGGGGCTGA
- the era gene encoding GTPase Era translates to MTAPAHRSGFACLVGRPNAGKSTLTNALVGEKVAITSGRPQTTRHTIRGIVHRDDAQLVLVDTPGLHRPRTLLGERLNTLVRDTLSEVDVVVFCIPADQKVGPGDRFIANELAPLMTGRRRTPVVLAVTKADTVSRAELAEQLLAVTALGEWDDVVPVSARDGFQVAELTEVLVGHLPEGPELYPGGELTDEPEAVMVAELVREAALEGVRDELPHSLAVVVDEITPRPDGRVVDVRVNLFVERDSQKGIIIGRGGSRLREVGTRARTGIERLLGQKVFLDLHVKVAKDWQRDPKQLGRLGF, encoded by the coding sequence ATGACCGCCCCCGCCCACCGCTCCGGCTTCGCGTGCCTTGTCGGCCGCCCCAACGCCGGCAAGTCGACGCTCACGAACGCGCTCGTCGGCGAGAAGGTCGCGATCACGTCGGGCCGTCCCCAGACGACGCGTCACACGATCCGCGGCATCGTCCACCGGGACGACGCACAGCTCGTGCTCGTCGACACGCCTGGGCTCCACCGCCCGCGGACGCTCCTCGGCGAGCGGCTCAACACGCTCGTGCGCGACACGCTGTCCGAGGTCGACGTCGTCGTGTTCTGCATCCCCGCCGATCAGAAGGTCGGGCCGGGCGACCGGTTCATCGCGAACGAGCTCGCGCCCCTCATGACGGGACGTCGCCGCACGCCCGTCGTCCTCGCGGTGACGAAGGCGGACACCGTGAGCCGCGCCGAGCTCGCCGAGCAGCTGCTCGCGGTCACGGCGCTCGGGGAGTGGGACGACGTCGTGCCAGTCTCGGCGCGCGACGGGTTCCAGGTCGCCGAGCTCACGGAAGTCCTCGTCGGGCACTTGCCCGAGGGGCCCGAGCTCTACCCGGGCGGGGAGCTCACCGACGAGCCCGAGGCGGTCATGGTCGCCGAGCTCGTCCGCGAGGCCGCGCTCGAGGGCGTCCGCGACGAGCTGCCGCACTCGCTCGCGGTCGTCGTCGACGAGATCACGCCGCGACCCGACGGCCGCGTCGTCGACGTGCGCGTCAACCTCTTCGTCGAGCGCGACTCGCAGAAGGGCATCATCATCGGCCGCGGCGGCTCGAGGCTGCGCGAGGTCGGCACGCGGGCCCGCACGGGCATCGAGCGTCTCCTCGGCCAGAAGGTGTTCCTCGACCTCCACGTCAAGGTCGCCAAGGACTGGCAGCGAGACCCCAAGCAGCTGGGGCGGCTGGGCTTCTGA
- the hrcA gene encoding heat-inducible transcriptional repressor HrcA, producing the protein MSTYGTAADRRLDVLRAIVEDYVTTREPVGSRVLAERHRLGVSPATIRNDMAVLEEEGLIAQPHTSAGRVPTDRGYRLFVDRLAEVKPLSQPERRAITTFLDGAVDLDDVIVRASRLLAHLTQQVAVVQYPSLSRSGLRHLELVPVGPSRLLVVVITDTGRVVQRTLDLAADVDEEALGRLRVRLNAAGLGRRLPEMRTALESLPEQFVEAERPLLREISDLLVHTLGQESDERIVLAGTSNLARSGMRFEHALRPVLEALEEEVVLLGLLTEMTEDSAGVAVRIGHEMPHVGLSETSVVTAGYGADGDAVALLGSIGPTRMDYPQTIAAVRAVARYLTRIITT; encoded by the coding sequence ATGTCGACGTACGGAACGGCTGCGGACCGTCGCCTCGACGTGCTCCGCGCGATCGTCGAGGACTACGTGACGACGCGCGAGCCCGTCGGCTCGCGCGTGCTCGCGGAGCGCCACCGCCTCGGCGTCTCGCCCGCGACGATCCGCAACGACATGGCCGTCCTCGAGGAGGAGGGCCTCATCGCGCAGCCGCACACGTCGGCGGGGCGCGTGCCGACGGACCGGGGCTACCGCCTCTTCGTCGACCGCCTCGCGGAGGTCAAGCCGCTCTCGCAGCCCGAGCGCCGCGCGATCACGACGTTCCTCGACGGCGCCGTCGACCTCGACGACGTCATCGTGCGGGCCTCGCGCCTGCTCGCGCACCTCACCCAGCAGGTCGCGGTCGTCCAGTACCCGTCGCTCAGCCGGTCCGGGCTGCGACACCTCGAGCTCGTGCCGGTGGGGCCCTCGCGCCTGCTCGTCGTCGTCATCACCGACACGGGCCGTGTCGTGCAGCGCACGCTCGATCTCGCGGCGGACGTCGACGAGGAAGCGCTCGGCCGCCTCCGCGTGCGCCTCAACGCGGCGGGCCTGGGGCGCAGGCTCCCGGAGATGCGCACCGCGCTCGAGTCGCTCCCGGAGCAGTTCGTCGAGGCCGAGCGCCCGCTCCTGCGGGAGATCTCCGACCTCCTCGTCCACACGCTCGGGCAGGAGTCGGACGAGCGCATCGTGCTCGCGGGAACATCGAACCTCGCGCGCTCCGGCATGCGGTTCGAGCACGCGCTGCGCCCCGTGCTCGAGGCGCTCGAGGAGGAGGTCGTCCTGCTCGGCCTGCTCACCGAGATGACCGAGGACTCCGCTGGCGTCGCGGTGCGCATCGGACACGAGATGCCGCACGTCGGGCTCAGCGAGACGTCGGTCGTCACGGCGGGCTACGGTGCCGACGGCGATGCGGTCGCGCTCCTCGGCTCGATCGGCCCGACCCGCATGGACTATCCGCAGACGATCGCCGCGGTGCGTGCGGTCGCGCGCTACCTCACCCGCATCATCACGACGTGA
- the ybeY gene encoding rRNA maturation RNase YbeY has product MTIEVNNESGFEVDEAEFAAIGRFVLDAMHVHPQTELSILMVDTDVMTDLHVQWMDEPGPTDVLSFPMDELRPGTEDEPTPAGLLGDVVLCPEVAAAQAVKAGHSTEEEMLLLTTHGILHLLGYDHAEPEEEKEMFALQRHLLLTFLASR; this is encoded by the coding sequence ATGACGATCGAGGTCAACAACGAGTCCGGGTTCGAGGTCGACGAGGCCGAGTTCGCCGCGATCGGCCGCTTCGTGCTCGACGCGATGCACGTCCACCCGCAGACCGAGCTCTCGATCCTCATGGTCGACACCGACGTCATGACGGACCTCCACGTGCAGTGGATGGACGAGCCGGGACCCACGGACGTGCTGTCGTTCCCCATGGACGAGCTGCGCCCCGGCACCGAGGACGAACCGACGCCCGCAGGCCTGCTCGGCGACGTCGTGCTGTGCCCCGAGGTCGCGGCGGCGCAGGCCGTCAAGGCCGGCCACTCGACCGAGGAGGAGATGCTGCTCCTCACGACGCACGGGATCCTCCACCTGCTCGGCTACGACCACGCCGAGCCGGAGGAGGAGAAGGAGATGTTCGCGCTCCAGCGCCACCTCCTGCTGACGTTCCTCGCATCCCGATGA
- a CDS encoding DUF3097 domain-containing protein, with protein MHDRYGSDVLGGDPASHHRRRPVSRPVPAERGTVVEEVTTGWVGAVVRVEKSGGMHVVELEDSRGSTRTFPLGPGFWIDGEPVLLEPPVTSRAPVAPTRTASGSVAVHGGRARVARGARILVEGRHDAELVEKVWGDDLRVEGVVVELLDGVDNLEAYVREFAPDATRRLGVLVDHLVPGSKEQRVADAVLRISPAGTVRIVGHPYIDVWEAVKPARVGLDAWPRIDRSVEWKIGILRHLGWPHAEQADVAHGWKRILGTVRSWTDLEPALIGRVEELIDFVTEPAG; from the coding sequence GTGCACGACCGCTACGGATCCGACGTCCTCGGGGGCGACCCCGCGTCCCACCACCGCCGCCGCCCCGTCTCCCGCCCCGTCCCCGCCGAGCGCGGGACCGTCGTCGAGGAGGTGACGACCGGCTGGGTCGGCGCCGTCGTCCGCGTCGAGAAGTCCGGCGGCATGCACGTCGTCGAGCTCGAGGACTCACGGGGCAGCACCCGCACCTTCCCGCTCGGCCCCGGCTTCTGGATCGACGGTGAGCCCGTGCTCCTCGAGCCACCCGTCACCTCACGCGCACCCGTCGCCCCCACGCGCACCGCGTCCGGCTCGGTCGCCGTCCACGGCGGACGCGCCCGCGTCGCCCGCGGCGCCCGCATCCTCGTCGAGGGCAGGCACGACGCCGAGCTCGTCGAAAAGGTCTGGGGCGACGACCTGCGCGTCGAGGGCGTCGTCGTCGAGCTGCTCGACGGGGTCGACAACCTCGAGGCCTACGTCCGCGAGTTCGCCCCCGACGCCACGCGCCGGCTCGGTGTGCTCGTCGACCACCTCGTGCCTGGGTCCAAGGAGCAGCGCGTCGCCGACGCCGTCCTGCGCATCTCTCCCGCCGGCACCGTGCGGATCGTCGGGCACCCCTACATCGACGTGTGGGAGGCGGTGAAGCCAGCTCGCGTCGGGCTCGACGCCTGGCCCCGCATCGACCGCTCGGTCGAGTGGAAGATCGGCATCCTGCGCCACCTCGGCTGGCCGCACGCCGAGCAGGCGGACGTCGCTCACGGCTGGAAGCGGATCCTCGGCACCGTGCGCTCGTGGACCGACCTCGAGCCCGCGCTCATCGGACGCGTCGAGGAGCTCATCGACTTCGTCACCGAGCCCGCAGGCTGA